TCTCAAGTATTTGTGCTCAAACGTAGACATTGGCTTTGGCAAAGGACACCTAAGTTCAATAAAGACAAAAATGTTATTTTCGATAACTTCTACTCTGATATTCGATTAAGTCATTATATAATAAACACATACACCCATTTTATGAAGTGAGAAATGTTAGAAAATTACTTACTAACATTCGAAAATCGGAAAAGGAGACCTTACTGACATTCCGAACAAGCAGACAGGGTAATTTTTCACATTTTTTAGGCATCCCTAAAAAAATGACTTGACATAAGCTAAATAATTTATTATATTAGCCGCAATAATTATAAAAGGCAAGACTTGCATGATTACTCAGGCGGTTCAAGATTATCTCAAAATTATTTTTAAATTAGCAAATAATGGCAAAGCAGTAAGCACTAACGCCATTGCTGAGAAACTGCAAATTTCCCAGGCTTCCGTAACCGGCATGATTAAGAAGCTTTCGGATTTAAAACTGACCACCCACCGACCCTACTACGGTGTTGAGCTGACCCAAACCGGCCGGAAGATCGCTCTGGAAATCATTCGTCATCATCGTTTGCTTGAACTCTACTTAGCCGAAGCGCTAGGATATTCCTGGGATCAGGTGCACGATGAAGCCGAGAAATTGGAGCATGTCATC
The DNA window shown above is from candidate division KSB1 bacterium and carries:
- a CDS encoding metal-dependent transcriptional regulator yields the protein MITQAVQDYLKIIFKLANNGKAVSTNAIAEKLQISQASVTGMIKKLSDLKLTTHRPYYGVELTQTGRKIALEIIRHHRLLELYLAEALGYSWDQVHDEAEKLEHVISEEFEDKMAKILGNPTADPHGAPIPSKDGLIEERTLECLSVIDAGQKVQVKEVSDKNLEMLR